The genomic stretch CCCAACGCGCCGAGCTTCGTCTTCATGGATTTGTTCGAGGACGAGGTGGATTCGCTCAAGCAGTTCGCCGTCGGCGACAAATCGGTCGAGAGTTTCGCCTCGCTGCCCATGGTCACCGGCGCTATCGAGGCGATCAACGATACGCCCATCGCCGAGCTCAACCGCCAGCCGCCGTCCGAATTCGCCTTCGTGCTGGAGGGTGAGATCCCGCTTTCCGCGTCCGACACGCTGCCCGACCAGTCGACCATCACCGAAGGCAGCTGGTGGCCGCCAGGTTTCATCGGCCCGCCGGAGGTCTCGGTGTTCTATCGGCTCAAGGAGCCGCTGGGGCTGAAGCTCGGCGACATGCTCACCTTCCGCATCTTCGGCGAGGAAGTGAAGGTGAAGATCGGCAGCTTCCGCGACTACGCCTGGCGTTCCGGCAGCGTCAATTTCGGCTTCGTGCTATCGCCCAATGCGCTGGCGGATTTCCCGCTGAGCTATCTCGGCCTGCTCAAGGCGGTGCCCGGCCAGGAGACTGCGGTACAGCAGCGCCTCGTCGCCGCCTTCCCCGACCTGCTGTTCCTGCCGGTGGGCGAGGCGCTCGCAACCTTTGCCGCCATCCTCGCCAATGTCACCACGGCGGTAGAAGTCATCGGCGGCCTCGCCGTGGTCAGCGGTGTACTCGTGCTTGCCGGCGCCATGGCCGCCGGCCGCAAGCAGCGCGAATCCGATGCGGTGGTGATGAAGGTGCTGGGCGCCACGCGCGGCGACGTGATCCGCGCCTACCTTGTCGAATACGGGCTGCTCGGCTTGCTCGCCGCCGTGCTGGCGGCGCTGCTTGGCCTTGCCGGCACCTGGGCCTTCGTCGAGTTCGTGCTGGAGATCGACTTCTGGGCCGATCCGGCGCTGCTCGTCTGGGTCGCCCTCGGCACCATCGCACTGGCCATCGCGGTCGGCATACTCACCACCTGGTCGGCCCTCTCCACCCGGCCGGCCAGCTTCCTGCGCGAGGAGTGATGAGCTCGCGATTTGACTGCACCGGAGAACCTGGTCGTGCTCGGGCGTTTGCCCACCCACCGGGTGGGTGGGGTTATCGCCGTGGTTCAACTCATCCCCGATGTGATTTACCGTCCCGCCAGGAAAGGAGACCCCCATGCGCCGACTATTCCTTGCCCTGGTCCTGCTGCTCGTTCCGACAGTGCACGCCGCCGAACCGCAGATCGAGGAAGTTCGCGCCGCCTGGGATGCCTGTTCGGAGCTGCTCGACACCACCCCCGATGACTGGACCGGCTGGCGCCGCAACTTCGACGGCGGCTACGCCGACCATTTCGAGTTCCACGACGGTGGCGACAACGCCGCCTCGGTGCTGGTGCAGACCTGGCTGATCGACGCCATCGCCACCCAGACCGACACCTCGTGCTTCCGCCCCGATGGCAGCCTCGCCTTCATCTACTCAGAGATGATCTCTCCCAACCTCGCCGCGGGCGCCGCGGGCGGCGCCATCACCCGCGAGGGCCGACTTTACTTCGCCCCCGATGGTCATCTGCTGCGGCTGCTCAAGCGCATCACCGAGGCGGGCAAGGAGGTGGCGCCGATCGACAACGACAAATACCAGCTGGCCCGCGGCTGCGGCCTCACCACTCCGCACGCCACCGTCGACGACGTGCGCTCCCACCTGATCGCCGAACTCGGCGACATCGAGGGGACACGGGGCAAATATGTGCCCGAGCCGCTGGATTGGTGCGGGATGGAAGTGGAGTAGCTGAGAAGCCGGAGCGGGCTGACCCCCACCCTTGATCCCTCCCCCTAAGAAGGGGAGGGAGACGCCAACTTCGATATTGGTGGAAGGGTCTCCCTCCCCATGTTTAGGGGGAGGGGACAGGGGTGGGGGTCAGCCCGCACCAGCCCTTCGGTCGTCGCTGCAGCCCCTAATCCGGCTGCCCACCCACCTTGTTGACGGCCGACGACCCGGCCTCGATCCCCCGCCGCAGGCTCGTCTCGAGATCGGCGCCCCGCAGTTCGGCCGAGACGAACGCCGCGGCGAACGCATCGCCGGCGCCCGTGGTATCGACCACCTTCACCTTGGGCGCCGGCAGCTTCAGCTTGACGCCCGACGCATCGCCCACCGCCGCGCCATCGGCGCCGAGCTTGACCACCACCTGCCGGTAGTTCGATCCCAGCACCTGCATCTGCGTCGCGAGATCGGCGCTGCCCGACAAGGCCACCGCCTCGTCGGCATTGGCGAACAGCGTCGAGAACCCTTTGGTCCACTCGAGGAACTTGTCGGCCCCGACTTCCTCGACGAAGCCGACCGAAGCCGCGTCGACCGCCACCGGGATGCCCCGCGATTGGGCCTCCTCGGCCATCCAGCGGGCCGCGTGGCGCGGCTTCTCCGCGAAGAGCGAGTAGCCGGACACCAGCACGAAGCGCGTCTCCTCGAGCA from Devosia sp. A16 encodes the following:
- a CDS encoding carbohydrate kinase family protein, giving the protein MSDSAGRVIVIGDVMTDVIVLPEGPLVRGSDRRAQITQRPGGSGANQAVWLGSMGTPVSFVARVGARDKPHLEAYLRGFHVEPVLIADPVKPSGILVIIVDPDGERSFLTDRGANLDLSHSDMPVWLLEETRFVLVSGYSLFAEKPRHAARWMAEEAQSRGIPVAVDAASVGFVEEVGADKFLEWTKGFSTLFANADEAVALSGSADLATQMQVLGSNYRQVVVKLGADGAAVGDASGVKLKLPAPKVKVVDTTGAGDAFAAAFVSAELRGADLETSLRRGIEAGSSAVNKVGGQPD